DNA sequence from the Bacillus pumilus genome:
AACAGTTCATTAAAAATTGAGGGTGAGAGCAATGAGAAAAGTTCCAATCACAATCATGCGAGGCGGTACAAGTAAAGGGGTATTCATTCAAGCAAACAATGCACCATTTGAACACGATGAGCTCGAGGCATTCCTACTAGACATTATGGGCAGCCCTGACCGGTTGCAGGTCGATGGAATCGGCGGCGGTAATTCTTTAACAAGCAAAGTGGCCATTATCGATAAAGCCACACGTCCAGATGTGGATGTGAACTATACGTTTGCACAAGTCAGCATCAATGAGAGATATGTCGACTTTAAAGGGAACTGCGGGAATATCTCATCAGCGGTTGGACCATACGCCATCATTAAAGGACTTGTTCAAGCGGTTGAGCCCATTACGACTGTACGTATCCTCAATACCAACACAAATAAAGTCATTACAGCAGAGGTCGAAGTCGAAAATGGAGAAGTGAAATTTGAGGGACAGGCAGAAATTCCAGGAGTAAAAGGGACAGGTTCTCCCATTTATTTATCTTTTGAAAATCCTGAAGGCGCTGTGACAGGTAAAACCTTTCCGACTGGAAACAAAATTGATACGATTCAAACAAAGTTTGGAGAGATTCCCATCTCGATCGTTGACATTGCAAATCCCATTGCCTTTGTTCGTGCCAAAGATATTCAATTAAAAGGAACTGAATTGCCTGAAGAGTTTACAGACGAATTACTGGATGATTTAGAAGAAATTCGTTCCATCGCTGCTGAAATGTGTCACTTTGCACCAAAAGAAATGGCGACATTACAGTCTCCAGCTGTTCCAAAGCTTGCGCTCATTAGCGAGCCTGCTGATTATGTAGATACTAATGGAATCTTGAGAAGAGCAGCCGATATGGACATCATCGTTCGTATGCTATCGATGCAAAGACCGCACCAAGCACTTGCCATTACCGGCTCTGTCTGCGTGACAGCCAGCTGTTTCTTGGATGAAACGCTTCCGGCTCAGCTGTTTAAAGGGCAAGATGACACACTTCGTATTGGGCATCCTGCTGGTATTATGCAAACTGAAATTGACATCTCTCAAAACAGAGTCAAAGTCATTCGAACCGCAAGAGAAATTCTAGACGGGGTTGTCTTTACGAAACAAGATTATATTGTGCAGCCTCATATTAAAAGAGAAGCCTGAAGCAGACGAGAATACGTCTGCTTTTTTTAATGTTGAAGCGGGGCATCAATATCTCCGGCAGAATGAGCTTTGATCTGTCCTTTATCATCTTTTAGCTGAAGATGACCAAAGCGGTTAACGCCGTAGCAAATGCCTTCTTCCCATGTTTGTTTTTCACGATCTAACGAGATGCGAAGCGGCTTGTTGAGACGATATAACCGTTTATTATAAAGGGCAGTGAGTGCTTCAAACCCTTCATTCTGCCAGCGTGTATGGTATTTTTCAAAAGCCGCTGCCAGGTCTTTCACTAGCTGATCGGCTTTCACCTCTGTCATCTCTGATAAGCAAATGGTTTTGTATGGGACATGCTCCGGCTTCGTCTTTACATTGATGCCAACACCGATATAAATGGCGCTGCGGTCTGCTTCAATTAATGTGCCGGATACCTTTGCTTCATTAATGAGGATATCATTCGGCCATTTGATCGCCAGCTGATCGTCCGCTCTTATGAGTGGTTTCAGCACATCATAGATTGCTAGTGCTGTCAGCGGGGCGATCGTTGACTGGGTGGAGAGTTCTTCTGGCG
Encoded proteins:
- a CDS encoding 2-methylaconitate cis-trans isomerase PrpF family protein: MRKVPITIMRGGTSKGVFIQANNAPFEHDELEAFLLDIMGSPDRLQVDGIGGGNSLTSKVAIIDKATRPDVDVNYTFAQVSINERYVDFKGNCGNISSAVGPYAIIKGLVQAVEPITTVRILNTNTNKVITAEVEVENGEVKFEGQAEIPGVKGTGSPIYLSFENPEGAVTGKTFPTGNKIDTIQTKFGEIPISIVDIANPIAFVRAKDIQLKGTELPEEFTDELLDDLEEIRSIAAEMCHFAPKEMATLQSPAVPKLALISEPADYVDTNGILRRAADMDIIVRMLSMQRPHQALAITGSVCVTASCFLDETLPAQLFKGQDDTLRIGHPAGIMQTEIDISQNRVKVIRTAREILDGVVFTKQDYIVQPHIKREA
- a CDS encoding biotin--[acetyl-CoA-carboxylase] ligase, coding for MKIFQYDTIDSTNNEAKRLMQQGEKPSFAVYARQQTAGRGRLGRPWETPLGNVAVTMTVLPPEELSTQSTIAPLTALAIYDVLKPLIRADDQLAIKWPNDILINEAKVSGTLIEADRSAIYIGVGINVKTKPEHVPYKTICLSEMTEVKADQLVKDLAAAFEKYHTRWQNEGFEALTALYNKRLYRLNKPLRISLDREKQTWEEGICYGVNRFGHLQLKDDKGQIKAHSAGDIDAPLQH